One window of the Bombus affinis isolate iyBomAffi1 chromosome 10, iyBomAffi1.2, whole genome shotgun sequence genome contains the following:
- the LOC126921153 gene encoding collagen alpha-1(IV) chain has protein sequence MRPRAAATSTNAARGLRPFPVVLRVTCVLALLVVTWIPVTEAVICRDSYKCDCKGIKGTPGFPGITGPQGPEGLPGDIGPDGPPGPKGEKGAAGEYGGTGEKGYRGDEGIRGFPGAPGVPGNPGPEGVMGPDGLDGCNGTDGRAGAPGLPGMHGERGQPGPEGDPGIVGEPGDGGINSVGVKGVRGNPGIDGFEGFQGSYGISGEMGYPGERGDVGYRGPMGLPGMQGEVGETVYGAKGTVGEQGDRGEPGPPSKDEYKKTDTMYYPVKGSRGEKGMRGNKGGYGRKGEPGIKGPHGRPGFAGTKGMKGEQGNDGPRGKQGAIGPPGPSGEKGEKGAPGYAGQPGPDGLDGELGEPGNQGPPGKQGAAGEPGQYIPELDEIIQGNIGIQGDLGPPGNPGEPGIPGLPGKVGYIGPPGPPGPLGSPGSAGLKGSSIKGEPGQDGLTGEMGLQGPPGAPGIPGLDGPKGFPGISIHGPPGLDGKPGYPGIPGLPGDRGDHGPQGPKGFPGKGSRIGGPPGERGLPGLPGLPGPDGFPGAPGFKGVKGLKGDDCGVCTPGLPGRKGEPGDSGLDGYPGTPGYPGLSGLRGFKGVQGKRGIMGPRGLEGDSGRPGIAGPQGPKGEMGKLTWPDKLTRMPGDIGDKGFPGVEGPRGPRGQPGSRGDSGIQGPKGEKGDFGPPGFPGRDGFAGLDGIPGVPGDNASIPKEFLRGEPGFPGIPGTKGPMGDKGGKGEPGESYPPPVINLKGEKGYKGGRGDIGEDGAKGLEGWPGDEGFPGLPGISGSPGISRQGPIGLKGYPGMPGDQGPRGTSGTPGSQGPMGFTGRLGNKGDRGEPGSNQTYGDYGLMGWFGKKGDVGDPGPRGLQGRPGLDGVKGTKGSKGAPGQEGLPGLQGAKGQRGYSTQGPRGFPGMAGQPGMPGRMGEVGITGPYGTPGFDGMKGLKGEIGFIGRRGDDGDAGPMGYSGRDGAPGQPGPPGPDGADGETGEPGPPGWPGPDGMPGIIGAKGQPGDTGPEGIIGIIGLPGPKGISGDVGPDGLDGLPGESAFSGPQGEVGEPGFMGEVGPPGFPGMDGRHGPPGEPGIGRNGSPGLKGIEGDTGFDGFNGLPGPKGEVGDMGPDGLKGPRGTWGLKGTPGAYGIHGLPGVKGERGPIGPPGYSGPKGKRGLDGDPGQMGLPGMPGDPGPRGLPGLMGAPGPKGMVGEPGPPSYGESERGDFGTPGLEGLQGEKGIRGEQGSIGLHGRKGMKGDIGFPGPDGFPGVPGFPGLPGDRGPQGFPGLPGELAEPSEDGLPGLDGLPGTPGIPGQKGAPGEYGYNGPKGIMGDVGFSTRGPKGLPGDRGPEGFRGFPGAPGLVGLEGVPGLQGPKGEPGDRGLPIFASKGRQGEPGLPGFNGRKGIKGEIGDTGAPGREGLFGRKGQRGDDGDEGLSGAMGLPGPKGPKGDNGINPFSPFPRKGLPGDVGLPGLPGFPGLQGMIGEQGEDGIPGRKGEPGMEGLPGLPGPEGVSGPPGYPGPRGAIGRQGPPGAPGIRGSPAPPAPGARNRGFFFARHSQSEMIPVCPRNTVKLWDGFSFLHIMGEGYSVGQDLGTAGSCLQKFSTMPFTMCNLQNVCDYANKNDYSYWLSTTEPMPMSMASIPAPEVGRYLSRCSVCEAPTRVIAVHSQSMAIPECPGGWEELWIGYSFLMHRDAGGRGYGQSLVSPGSCLEEFRTRPFIECHGFGACNYYSTAISYWLTIIKEYEMFRRPIPQTLKADHTSRVSRCAVCIRRRVTEDQHARTPRPFTPNGQRDQVGNIQYPPPHSYYPNYQYHKKPPISKTRDPNRRVPYHYRRRGRLRKPERTTESPNAA, from the exons GGTGACGAAGGTATACGAGGATTCCCCGGAGCTCCAGGAGTACCG GGTAATCCCGGTCCAGAAGGTGTAATGGGACCAGACGGTCTGGATGGATGCAACGGGACCGATGGACGTGCCGGTGCACCAGGATTGCCTGGTATGCATGGTGAACGTGGTCAACCAGGGCCAGAAGGAGATCCAGGGATCGTTGGCGAGCCTGGTGACGGAGGTATCAATTCCGTGGGCGTGAAAGGTGTTCGAGGAAATCCAGGCATCGACGGATTCGAG GGTTTTCAAGGATCGTATGGAATCTCCGGCGAAATGGGCTACCCAGGAGAGAGGGGAGACGTG GGTTACCGCGGACCCATGGGGTTACCAGGCATGCAAGGTGAAGTGGGTGAAACTGTATATGGCGCGAAAGGTACGGTAGGTGAACAAGGAGACAGAGGAGAGCCTGGCCCCCCGAGTAAAGATGAGTACAAGAAAACAGATACCATGTACTATCCGGTGAAGGGCAGTAGGGGCGAGAAGGGGATGCGAGGAAATAAAGGTGGTTATGGAAGAAAGGGAGAACCTGGCATCAAAGGTCCTCAC GGTCGTCCAGGATTCGCTGGTACTAAAGGTATGAAGGGAGAGCAAGGTAACGATGGACCTAGAGGCAAACAGGGTGCAATAGGTCCGCCAGGACCTTCGGgagaaaagggagagaaaggGGCTCCAGGCTATGCAGGACAACCGGGACCCGATGGATTAGAC GGAGAGTTGGGAGAGCCCGGAAACCAAGGACCACCTGGTAAACAAGGAGCTGCGGGAGAACCTGGACAATACATACCGGAACTGGACGAAATAATTCAAGGAAATATTGGAATTCAAGGAGATCTAG GTCCGCCTGGCAATCCAGGAGAACCAGGAATACCAGGTTTACCCGGTAAAGTAGGTTATATCGGGCCACCTGGTCCTCCTGGACCGCTCGGTTCTCCTGGATCGGCAGGACTGAAAGGATCTTCCATCAAAGGAGAGCCAGGGCAAGATG GTCTTACCGGAGAAATGGGTTTACAAGGTCCACCAGGTGCACCAGGTATACCCGGCCTCGACGGTCCAAAAGGTTTTCCTGGAATATCGATACACGGCCCACCAGGCTTAGATGGAAAACCTGGATACCCCGGTATTCCTGGATTACCGGGAGATCGTGGTGACCATGGACCCCAAG GTCCTAAAGGTTTCCCTGGGAAAGGAAGCAGGATCGGAGGCCCTCCGGGTGAACGTGGTTTACCAGGACTTCCAGGACTTCCTGGACCAGATGGATTTCCAGGTGCCCCAGGCTTCAAAGGTGTAAAAGGTCTTAAAGGAGACGACTGTGGTGTTTGTACGCCAG GTCTACCCGGTAGAAAGGGTGAACCTGGTGATTCCGGCCTGGACGGATATCCTGGAACGCCAGGATACCCGGGATTGTCCGGTCTTCGTGGATTCAAAGGCGTACAGGGTAAACGGGGTATTATGGGACCCAGAGGATTGGAAGGAGACAGTGGAAGACCAGGAATCGCTGGTCCTCAAGGTCCTAAAGGAGAAATGGGAAAACTGACATGGCCAGACAAACTAACTAGAATGCCTGGTGATATCGGTGACAAGGGTTTCCCTGGTGTCGAAGGACCAAGAGGCCCGCGAGGTCAACCTGGTAGTCGTGGTGACTCTGGAATTCAAGGACCTAAGGGAGAAAAG GGTGATTTTGGTCCTCCAGGGTTTCCAGGACGCGATGGTTTCGCCGGACTCGATGGTATTCCGGGTGTTCCGGGTGACAACGCATCGATACCAAAAGAATTTCTTCGAGGTGAGCCGGGTTTCCCGGGCATTCCGGGGACCAAAGGTCCAATGGGTGACAAAGGAGGAAAAGGTGAACCCGGAGAATCTTATCCACCACCGGTTATAAATCTGAAAGGAGAGAAAGGATACAAAGGAGGACGAGGTGATATAG GAGAGGACGGTGCGAAAGGTCTCGAAGGATGGCCTGGTGACGAAGGATTTCCGGGATTGCCGGGAATTTCTGGATCACCTGGTATATCGCGTCAGGGTCCTATAGGATTAAAAGGATATCCCGGTATGCCAGGAGATCAAGGACCTCGCGGAACATCGGGTACACCAGGATCACAAGGACCAATGGGTTTCACG GGACGCTTGGGTAACAAAGGAGATCGCGGAGAACCTGGATCAAATCAGACGTATGGCGATTATGGATTAATGGGTTGGTTTGGTAAGAAAGGAGACGTTGGTGATCCTGGTCCTAGAGGTTTACAAGGTAGACCCGGATTGGATGGTGTGAAAGGTACAAAAGGTAGCAAAGGTGCACCTGGTCAAGAAGGATTACCCGGACTACAG GGAGCCAAAGGTCAACGAGGTTACAGCACTCAGGGACCTAGGGGCTTCCCTGGAATGGCTGGACAACCTGGAATGCCCGGAAGAATGGGAGAAGTCGGTATTACAG GTCCCTACGGAACACCTGGATTCGATGGAATGAAGGGTCTGAAAGGAGAAATCGGTTTCATCGGACGCAGAGGTGACGACGGTGATGCTGGACCGATGGGTTACTCAGGAAGGGATGGTGCACCGGGTCAACCGGGTCCTCCTGGACCAGACGGTGCCGATGGTGAAACTGGCGAACCTGGTCCTCCTGGTTGGCCTGGTCCCGACGGAATGCCTGGAATAATTGGAGCTAAAGGACAACCGGGAGACACTGGACCCGAAGGTATTATAGGAATTATAGGATTACCTGGTCCAAAAGGTATTTCCGGAGACGTAGGACCGGATGGTTTGGACGGACTTCCGGGTGAAAGCGCGTTCAGTGGACCCCAAGGTGAAGTGGGTGAGCCTGGTTTCATGGGAGAAGTCGGACCTCCTGGATTCCCTGGTATGGATGGACGACATGGTCCACCTGGTGAACCAGGAATAGGTCGCAATGGTTCCCCTGGTCTGAAGGGAATCGAAGGTGACACTGGCTTTGACGGATTTAATGGACTACCTGGACCAAAA GGAGAGGTGGGTGATATGGGACCGGATGGTTTGAAAGGGCCAAGAGGAACTTGGGGTTTAAAGGGAACGCCTGGAGCATACGGTATTCACGGTTTACCTGGTGTGAAGGGTGAAAGAGGTCCGATAGGTCCACCTGGTTACAGCGGACCTAAAGGTAAACGAGGATTGGATGGAGATCCAGGTCAAATGGGTTTGCCAG GAATGCCTGGTGATCCGGGTCCTAGAGGATTACCTGGTTTAATGGGTGCACCAGGACCCAAAGGAATGGTAGGTGAACCAGGTCCTCCATCGTATGGTGAATCAGAGAGGGGTGATTTCGGTACTCCTGGCCTCGAAGGTTTGCAAGGTGAAAAAGGAATACGCGGTGAACAAGGTTCCATAGGATTACACGGACGAAAG GGTATGAAAGGTGACATTGGATTCCCTGGACCAGATGGATTCCCAGGTGTACCAGGTTTCCCTGGTCTTCCTGGCGATCGAGGACCTCAAGGTTTCCCAG GATTACCCGGTGAGTTGGCCGAACCGTCCGAGGACGGATTACCTGGACTAGATGGACTACCCGGAACTCCAGGAATTCCGGGTCAAAAGGGTGCACCCGGAGAATACGGATATAATGGACCTAAAGGAATTATGGGAGACGTTGGTTTCAGCACGCGTGGTCCAAAGGGACTTCCAGGAGATCGAG GTCCAGAAGGTTTCAGGGGTTTCCCTGGAGCTCCAGGATTAGTGGGGTTAGAAGGCGTGCCTGGTCTACAAGGACCAAAAGGTGAACCTGGCGACCGTGGACTGCCTATATTCGCCAGTAAAGGAAGACAGGGAGAACCAGGATTGCCTGGATTTAACGGTAGAAAAGGAATAAAAGGAGAAATTGGTGATACGGGCGCTCCTGGACGCGAAGGACTATTTGGACGAAAAGGACAACGCGGTGACGACGGAGACGAAGGTTTATCCGGTGCGATGGGACTTCCGGGACCAAAA GGACCGAAAGGAGATAATGGCATTAACCCATTCTCGCCTTTCCCAAGAAAAGGTTTACCCGGTGACGTAGGACTTCCAGGACTGCCAG GTTTCCCTGGACTTCAGGGCATGATAGGCGAACAAGGAGAAGACGGAATTCCCGGTAGAAAAGGAGAACCAGGAATGGAAGGACTTCCCGGTCTTCCAGGACCAGAGGGCGTTAGTGGTCCTCCTGGTTATCCTGGTCCTCGCGGTGCAATTGGTCGACAAGGTCCTCCAG GAGCCCCTGGAATACGGGGAAGTCCGGCACCACCGGCACCAGGTGCCCGAAACAGAGGTTTCTTCTTTGCTCGACACTCGCAATCCGAAATGATACCAGTGTGTCCAAGAAATACAGTGAAACTTTGGGACGGTTTCTCGTTTTTGCACATAATGGGCGAAGGATATTCTGTCGGACAGGATCTTG GTACCGCTGGAAGCTGCCTTCAAAAATTCTCCACCATGCCTTTCACGATGTGCAATTTGCAAAACGTATGCGACTACGCCAATAAGAACGACTACAGCTATTGGTTGAGCACGACAGAACCCATGCCTATGTCCATGGCGTCTATACCGGCACCGGAAGTCGGAAGGTATCTGTCCAGATGTTCCGTTTGCGAGGCTCCAACTCGAGTGATCGCGGTGCACAGTCAATCCATGGCTATACCGGAGTGTCCCGGTGGTTGGGAAGAACTTTGGATCGGATACAGTTTCCTCATG CATCGAGACGCAGGCGGACGCGGGTACGGTCAGTCCTTGGTGTCCCCTGGTTCCTGTTTGGAAGAATTCCGCACGAGACCGTTCATCGAGTGCCATGGCTTTGGCGCGTGCAACTATTACTCCACTGCCATATCCTACTGGTTGACCATCATCAAAGAGTACGAGATGTTCCGCAGGCCTATACCACAGACGTTGAAAGCCGATCACACATCGCGAGTAAGTCGTTGCGCGGTGTGCATTCGACGTCGCGTTACGGAAGACCAGCATGCCAGAACGCCGAGACCTTTCACGCCGAACGGCCAGAGAGACCAAGTCGGCAACATTCAGTATCCACCGCCGCATTCATACTATCCAAACTACCAATATCACAAAAAACCGCCTATAAGCAAAACCAGAGATCCGAATAGACGCGTTCCGTATCACTATCGAAGAAGAGGCAGACTACGTAAACCGGAACGAACGACAGAATCACCGAACGCGGCTTAA